Within Bactrocera oleae isolate idBacOlea1 chromosome 6, idBacOlea1, whole genome shotgun sequence, the genomic segment ATGTGCTGTAGTGAAGCATTGAGTGACGTCTTTTTTGACAGTAGATACAATTGAATTTGcgtatgtgacaagcaatttgtgcataatctttttgatcttataaaattgtttctttcgtgaattttaaaatttttaaatatctcgcaagatttgagtttatgccctctttcagcgatttcgtactggatAGATGGtcagaaaatctttcatttgttgcacaTTGGGCATTGTTTTCTATAAGAAGTGATTGCTCACACAAaaataacgatttttctggtaaagcggcggtgcatatatttaccagtattgggtcccagctgtctgtgggaatattttgtgtcgatagaaccgacaaacaatttgaaacagtggatagtagtctaacaaattcttcacttgtttctttttgaattttaggcaagtttattagtgtcctTACTtatttatcgaccaatattctttcattttcatatctagatttgtagagcttcccaagccaaattgaaaaatgtcgtcattaagtgcgaactgtttgactattacgccttcttgatcttttgttttgtatcgtaGATGATACAATTTTTACGCTTTGGATAAATTGGGATGGTTGAtataaacggctgtaaacatatcccggaaggacggccattcttcataacctccataaaatgtttctgtgtcacatgcgggcaccttgaggtGGATGCCTGAAATAGCCTTGTGGAGGCTCTACTTGTACTTGTGGAGGCTCTACTCTCGATTGTGGAGttggtgcaattgcttttattagcattAATTGATCGGAATTCATAGCCTTTGTAGCttcatactggtctaagcagttttcatacaagtacttgggAAAAGCCGAGGTTTTCaaattttgtggtagatctgGATCATCAGATtttactatggcgtcatgagccgcttggagatgtgtccaaaaattgtcaagattttttattttgatttcaagTACCGATTCAGAGTATTCTTATAAGATGAAAATCTAGTACAGTATCTTGTTAACATGTCACTTTCTGAAGTAAATTTAgtaacctgttttgagcgtgaaGCTCCTTCAGGCGTAGTTGGATTATTGTCGTTATTAACCAGTTTTGTTATATTATGtagtaatatgtatatgtgtcaaagttgacTAAAATTTTCttagtgtaaactgatttaaacgcagcgataaatgataattaataaattattcaatattcggagtcataatattagtaacattattattattttggtaaatagctaccccatcttttggaacagtatctcgtttgaattgaacaatacaattgaaattaagtatttgaataggattatcaatggtaattaatttccacttatcttggctggcgatttcaacatgaACTTCGCTAATAAaaaatcagagcggttgacaatttttcttttggaaaaattaaatttgaaaatgaataatgatccacaagaatccacaataaaatatgggaccaccattgtTGCGGTTATGTTTCTTTTTTCATGTTGTTTATATAATTACAGCCAAAATCTACCAAAATATATAGTGTGTTCTctaaatcttttaaattattttatagaaatacataaatacaaaatctatgaaacatttgtttttgaagtgaaacttGTATTGGGATTTCGGGAAAAGGGTCAGGAcaaaaagacgagttgaaatccgggcgactgtctgtccgtccgtccgtgcaagctgtaacttgagtaaaaattgagatatctttatgaaacttggaacacatgtttcttggtaccgtaagacggttggtattgcagatgggcgtaatcggaatactgctacgcccacaaaacgccattaatcaaaaacaactaaattgctataactaagctccacaataagatacaagactgttatttcgtatacaggatcacattagggaggggcatctgcacataaaaaaattgtttaagcgGGCGTAGTCccaccccctaataggtttaatctgcatatctcctaaacgctaaagctacaataacaaatttCACTGAGAGTAATGGTTTCTTGCAGCTCCATCGACaatgcaaaaatgggcgaaatcggatacaaccacgcttatttcccatattacattccatctgattcttttactttccactatgcaaatcaagcaacaatgattgtatcggggtaaacctttgagtgaataatgcgtttaaagtgtgccaccttgtgaccaaaaattttctaaatcgaaccaaaaatgttaaagcccctaggtactgaatagctgactttttaccgaaaatatcggttaatgtgtgagatatataattgaaagtcGGAGgggatcctttcctgataatagtatgtcagtatgtcaaaaattggttgaatattCCTTAAGCccccatatccctaatataaaggTTTTTGAACTTCCAGGTGACTTTGTACCGCATATTTCAGCAAATAAATATgataccttagcaaaatttacaataaaaagcatagtattggatatactatagtttaatgccacataaagtatgtgaaattggttcacaaattacccaaactatcctatactacatacaagtatattgattttctttgttctaacaaaccgtatgcatctgaaggtatttccctggttttgatccttgcaagttgcgagagcataaaatgctcggttacacccgaacatagaactttcttacttgtttattttagaTCTATAACATATTCGCTgattaaatgtttacaaattgccagaggcataaaaattccCTATTTTTCAGAGGCTAATTGTAGAGGaatgcctgttctggctagttaaTCTGCTTCGCAATTACCAGGACtatcactatgccctggaaTCCATTGCGggtttatcgtgaagtaggagtctatttctgctccactgtcttgagttGAATATAGTAGAATAgagtatggctttcagagctacctgggagtaggtatccattagtagtcccagtgactcttcactggataccgtctaACTgccgtctggcttctgaagatatcCAATACtgtgcaccgattgtgccattattttcctaagtcgagacgcttctgccgtattcttgatatcattacaaaaagatttccaagaatttctttttgctctcctaaccTCATTTTTGTATGACTTTAGGAGGTTGTAATAATTATCCCAATCTAACTCGCCTTGGGTTAACTTAGCTAAATTGGTCTGCTTTCTGCAgtctttctgtaattttttaatttcgggaGACCACCATGGGGTCCTAGTTCTACCCCGACTTCGTTTTATTGGGCAAATCACCTTTAATGCTTGCCGGCAAAATTCCGTTTCCGAATCGTTTTACGAGGATGTTGAGGTCCTCCTTGCTTTTGGGCTGAAACGGCGGAACCATAGGGATgcgtttttccagctcttgcatgtgcactagccagttcgttttcctataaTTCCTGAAGTCATTGGCTCTATCTGCCCTTTCCTCAAtaatacattcaatatatcggtgatccgaaaaggagTGTTCTTCGAGAACTCTCCATTGGATTTCCTTGTTAAGCAGTTCTTCCGCCACAAGTGTGATATCTagcacttcttgtcggtttcttggGATGAACGTTGGCATAGTTCCTTTATTACACTACAGAATCTTAGTGCCTAGTAAgtaattaaagagacactcacctcatacctacctacctacatacatacatacatacatacatacatatctaattattaattttatgcaatagctttaccgcggcagtccccgagtgccacaggtatttttttattattttctctccACACAATTactttgtatatacaatatatagtttatataccaatatatgttAATTCACCATGTTTTTGTCACCACTtcttgtataataatatatattgtatgtataaacttgtgtgtgtatatatgttaagTATGTATTTTAGTGGACTGATCGTTTGTATCGCAGTGTAGAATCGAATAGAATTGCGCTCTCGAATTGTATATAGCGAATGCCGTGGGAGCGATAATCCCGTCGTTCAAATAAATGATTATCTTTCCTAGAGACAAACTAAGTTAAGAGCCTTTAATTGTAATTCGCACAAATTAACTCTACAGATCAATGTCAGTTCTGTGATCTTCCGGCGGAAACACCAGAGAATATACTTCTTAAATACCCCGCAATCGCAAGAAGAAGAAGTCAGGCCATCGGAATGATGTATCCACCCAGAGAGCATGTCCTATCTATCAGCCCAGGTTATTGAAACTGGGTTAAATGAAGTGATATAAGAAACGAGGGCACAATAAGTCACAGTCACACAATCTAATGCAAATAGGTCAGTAATCGGCATTAAACCATATCTCCGCTCGCAGTGCCACGattattaatttgaatataaCTGTACGTGTACCAATTAACTTTTCTGTATTAAAATATAGAATAACTCAAACAACAACCGATgatattgtatatattcattAATTACCGTTAAGAATTCATAAGTCTTTCTTCTTTTTACCAAACTTCTTGATTTACTTGGCTAGCGAGCAAATGTTACTTATACGCCCTGTACTATCCATAACTTAATACTACCGTAGTTCTtaacaaatacatgcatatatacatattgaccggtataaacaatatattgtggcgaacacgaatgctAAAagaaatcagaatcgacgataaactgctagAACCAACTAGATAGAGAAATTCGTAGTTGCTAGAATGCTCGAGTAGCGAAGTTTTGCTAACAATCTACTATATAACGGCTGCCGGAACCAGTCCAGtaaacacagttctaattagagtgttaccGTGTAAAGGGCAttgagctataagcaataagttgtaaactcgaatagcgAGTCAGTGTCAagtgttggaattagaaataaagataagtgtatagccattaaatggggaattttatttaacaatccagtgatagaactcaagagtgagttacaaggtagacgatttatcgagaaacgCGTTACAATATGATTAACCGGGTTTATTGCCAAACTTGATACTTTGTATTCTCGTAAAGCGTTCCCAGTGTAGTTTGAAATTGCAATTTGGgactacaaacacacacagaaTAGTCGTAACATTGAGACTATTCGAATAGGCGGTTAATCGAATAGTTGACGACTATCCGGATACTATTaaccgaatattattattattcgaataaAGCCCTATCCGGTTAATCAGGTTAGTCAGGTTATTCGAACACCAAGAGCTTTcctctgcgaatggcaggcaccttgccgtggtgcaggggcttaagtcgcaggcattctcggcatctcccaactgGTGCGAGCGGTGCTTGCACCCTCACACTGGTTGTCAGAGGCCGtatgcgtgcgacaaccaagagctgccacctcctaatccagggtgttatgcgactcccgtgcccattggatgatttgcagccaggaggtaaattcggctgtattctaccggagccttcccaacaccgggccgcattgggaagtaacggtggccttaccgcgtcaaggggctctggcgcggcggaCTATTTGTTCCCCTTTCCAATAGCTGACCCGACGGCGCGCCTCGTCGAGCCAAGGGTCGTACGAACAAGatgaacaacaaaaactataacaaaaccacaacaacaacaaaaggatctcggcaacaacaacagcaaacgacGATGGACATTGGTAACGACAAGGGCAGCGGTGCAGGTAAGGGCGAATCAGGGGCTAAACGcaagttcagcttcctggacgccctttcgccagaggagcgagcgctgttcgaggagcatgccagggacgacgacgatgacatgccctcgtgcagcggcGTTCAGCAGGCGATTTCGACTGCGGCCGCTGCGGTAAAAGAAAAAGAGAACCCCACGGAGACTCTCTCGAGCAGGAGCAACTGCTCGGATGCAGAGGAGTCGCAACGGGCGACCTCCGGTGGGGCTCAAAAACGAAAaaggaagaggggaggcagactacccCCCCTGCCACCAACGGGATGTCCGAGAGGACAGGACGATCCCAGAAGAAAGGGTATGAGCGGTGCCAGCCTGAAGTGGTACCtgaggcacctccaggagggaagAACTCCGGAGGTAGCAGAAAGCCTAGCGCGGAACAGGGTGAGAGGTGACAGCACTTCCCCGGCTTCCGAAAAACAAAAGGGTGGTAATACTGCGGCCATTAGGAAGCGTAATGGCAACAATCGAGGCCACTGCCCAGTAAACGCAACTCAGCCCGCAGGCCGAGGTTGCGAAAGGGCAGCTCCCTCGACCACCCAAGCGGCTAAGCGTAAAAGCGGACAGCTGACGCCACAGGAGCCGAACAACACCAAGCGGCAGAGGGGCAACAACGCACAGGCGACTAGTGGCCACCGCTCCGCCCCAAACCCCCCCCGGCCAGAGGAAGGACAGCGCAGGTATGCGGACGCCCTCAAAGGCATTCGCATGGCTGTGCTGCCGCTGAACTATCCGGCGGAGGCGCTGGGTGCGGAGGAGCTCACATCGCTGCAAGACTTACTCATGGAGGAGGTATACACAGGGTCTGGATACAAGGCCTCCTTCCATGGGGTATATTTCAAGGGAGGCATGCTGCAGGTTGACTGCAAGGATGAGAGGTCGGCTTGTTGGCTGAGGGAGATCGCTCCCAAGCTAACAGGCTGGAACGGCCCCATCCTCTGCGCAAAAAAGGGGGACGAAATTCGGCCAATGCACAGCATGACGGTCTTCCTCCCCAGATGCGCAGGAAGGTCTTACGAGTTTGCTTTAGGACTCATTCGCAATCAGAACGATGGCCTCGATACATCGGCCTGGCGGGTGACCAAGAGCATAGCGGAGGACTCAGGATGGAAGCTCAACCTCTGCATTGATGACGAATCATACAAATTCGTCAGGAGGTGAGCTTCCGCCTGAACTATAGGTTCAGCTCGGTGGTCCTGAGGCCGTTCAAGCCAAAAACGATCACCGAGGGCGATGCGAGAAAGGAAATGCAGGTGGATGAGGTTGCGACTCAACCCTGCGCAAGTACGTCAAAGCAGGCGGCAACTGCTGAGACAACGGCGAAGGTCCCTTCCGAGAAGACGGGCGAGCAAGGAGGGGTGCTACCCTCCACTCAGGAGCTTCTGGAGGGGCTCACAAACCTGGCGGGAGACATCGCGGAGGACGGTGAGCATGAGGATCAACTCCTCATGGAGCCGATCCTGTAGTGGGGCCGCGCTTAgaagttgcccaggtgaacctgcaTCACGCGGCGtcggtaatctgggatctctcaagtgagagacctagaacctgcatagtacttaggaacggtattgacttcttctgtatttcagagttcctaactcAGGACCTGGACGCTGTGCAAGCGAGGAACgacgaaggagcggacttcgtcgTGGCAGCGGCCTATTTTCCGGGGGAGACTCCGACAGCACCCCCAGAGGCAGTCGGCAACCTGGTGGAGTATTGCAGGAGGAATAAGCTGCCCCTCATCATGGGCTGCGACGCGAATGCCCACCACaccgaatggggcagcacggactgcaacacacggggtgagtctcttatcgagtttatagtcagtaagaatttaagtatagcaaacgtggggtgcgaacccacctttgtaactagtgtcagaagggaggtgcttgacatcacgctcagtaacgagtctgaggtagggctgatctcacaatggagggtatcatcggaaccctccatgtcggatcaccgtatcataagattcgtGCTGGGGATGGGGGTCAAGCAACTCCCTCCCAAACGTATCCCTGGGAACACGGACTGGGCCGTTTTTAGGGAATCGCTTGGAACAAGAATTAGCAGTAGGGAGCAGCTGGATAGAAGCGCAACGGCTTCTGGATTGGAGAGCAGACTGTCTGCCCTAAACCAATCCATTATAGAAGCTTATCATAGcagctgccccctaaagacAACCGCCAAGGGCGGTAAATGCTCCTGGTGGTCTAGTAAACTCTCAGTACTAAGAAAAACGGTGCGCAAGCTATTCAATAAGGCTAAGCGCACCGGAAACTGGGAGGATTACAGATGCAGCCTAACTGCTTATAATAAGGAGATTAGGACCGCGAAACGGAAGAGCTTTAGGAAGTTCTGTGAGAGCGTCTCCTCAACGCCAGAGGCAGCTagactgcataaggctctggctagaggCAAGACGGACACAGCACTAgcgattaaacgatctgatgggacctatacgtccagcgcagaagaaagagctaCGAGCTGGTCGAACGAAGGCCGTCACGCTTGGACTggacagtcgcaaaacagctcttcactgcagactccatcaagtgggcgctggcctcctttgaaaaatataagtcaccgggtgcggatggtatccttccagcttttctgcaacagggggagcaggtgctactgccccaccttgttcgtctgatgagggatagcctagcgctggcgtatatcccagaaccatggcgcaccgcaaaggtgatcttcatacccaaagtagggaggaaagactactcattggcgaaatcgtttaggccaatcagtcttacttccttcctactcaaaagtatggaaaagatcatagaccacgaactacgatcgaaggtgctgaaggcttcaccgcttcatgagaagcaacatgcttacagagcaggcaggtcaacaaacactgctctgtaccagctaacctcagagatccagaattcgttagatgggggcgaggtgatgttatgcgccttcctcgacatagaaggtgcctttgacaacacgtctcacgagagcgtgtcaagagcactaGAGAAAAGGAGCGTGTCagcaccagtgcgcagatggattaCAGCTGTACTGCGCACTAGAGTGGCGGAAACCGCAGTAGGAGAAACTAAAATTCGTCTGGGAACAACAAGAGGctgcccacagggtggagtgctatcccccctactttagagcctagttgtggacgatctccttgagcggctgactagcaatggaattcgctgtcagggatatgcggatgacattgttatcttagccaGGGGTaaatttgaagacacactctgTGATATCGTGCAGAGGGGATTGGGACTGAGGTCACTGCCGGGCCTCAGGAGTATATAcctggacggcagagtggttgagatggccagcacggtcaagtacctgggcctcacgctggattccacactaCGATGGAATCAGCATGTGAACCAGACCTTAACCAAAGCTACtaaagcactcatggtgtgcaaccgacttgctggaaaatcctgggggtgctccccatggactatcaggtggatgtacaccatgatcgtgaaaccgattatcacgtatggagcggtatcgtggggttcgaaagcatcgcagacttcggtaggacttaaactgtcgaagctgcaaagacttgcctgcatctgcgcgtcgggagcaatgcgaacgtgtccgaccgcagcactggaagtcaacgtagaactttcaccgctacacctggtaatcaaacagactgccaaacgaactctgctccaaatgacagcagagggagctggcaaagggaaggtaatctcatcccaacagatgaaagagctaagtgaggaaataccactagcccttctcccaagggatagcattaccaaagtagtaaacttcagtAGGAAGTTTCAagtaacccttggcagcaaatctgagtggaatgactcttcactggaccgACTGCTAAAGGGTAgcaccatcaagtggtacaccgacgggtcgaaaacggaggaggggattggtgcaggggtcgctgggccaagcaccaaactctccattcccatgggaagtttcccaagcattttccaagccgaggtctatgctataagtcggtgtgtggggataaacctccaacgcaactatcgcaataagagtattgctatactcagcgatagtcaggcggcatcTCAGCCTATGAGGTCACACCTCTcctagtgatggagtgtatagaacggctgaacagcctatctaaGCAAAACCGAgtacaccttatttgggtgccgggccataggggtatagctgggaacgagCTAGCTGACGAGttagcccgctctgcagcctctacgaaaatggtagggccggaaccatacatagcggttggtccacacaccatcaaagagctcctccgaagggaggaaagagcaagcagggagatacattggcaacaacttcagggcatgcaccatgccagattGCTgttggggggttacgacctcaagcggtttaaagccataattaatctccccagaaacaaattccggctactggcagcgttctacaccggccattgcaggctcaagaagcacctctttaacatgggcatagcctcttctgcaaactgccggttctgcgacatagagccggaaacccctgagcatctgctgatgaactacacagcagtctgcagacgcagaatcaaggccctgggatccatgtttccacacagggatcatatcgcctcactagcacccagcagaattttggaattaatcaacatgctgggcctagatgacacgatatgacttaggggagggcacaatagaccataggtcgcggtgcatacctcgaaactaatctaatctaatctaagagCTCTTATACATATGCTGCTTACCATTTTTACGCAATTTTTCACCATTAGATAaggtatttttgttattaacttTATTACctattaattattttgattttaacaaATCAAGCAATGATAACTTTATAAGTccttttataaaactttatacGAGTacgaattcaaatatatttttttacacaaatactACGTACGTATTCAATCGTAGCATAGTAATTTAATATGTTCATAAAGGCCGTGGGCACACTTGCCTAAGGTTTATCCAAACCAATGTGCACCCATGCAGTCCCTAGTCCATTCCGTTTGGCAAATCCAGCACCATTCGAAGCCACAGCCGGCCCGTGTGCACACCATGTGCATACAACCGCCATCTCGCTCTGTAGGTGTGCGACATTTTGGACATGGCTTAGTCATGACTTTGATCGTGACTTTGCTCGCTTCGTCCCAACGAGCTTCAGCTGCACgctataataatataatgagATTATCATAGCCCTTCCAATTATCTATTCGTTAccactgcatacatacatttggaTCCACAGAATATTCACAAGAACCGCTGGAGTTGGTGCTTGTACCTTCTGGCAAGCAGTCTCCTAAATGATATCCTTGCAAACAATTACGACAAAAGacatacttaaataaaaatagaaataaattaacaataagTAAAGTCTGTTGATGATTCAATAACACAACTTACGCCACAGCCATTCTGACAGGTTATTTTCTTACATTCTGGTTCCACTAATAACCCCATGCCACAGCCAGGTTGTGGGCACAATACACCGCCAGCCTGCAATACATATTCTTCCGTTGCAAAACGCTGATATCTGGCATATTCTTCTCGCGACAAAAGCTTAAAGTGATGAATCTCCTCTATGAAAGAGCTTTCGCATCCCGCTGGACATGGTAGCGTATACCCAATATCGGGATGTGGCATAAATTGTCTCTCGGACAGTCGTGAACGACAATATTGCTCAAAACAGTCTAGGCAGGTAACATGTTTCGATTCACAGGGGAAGACAAGAACAGTTTCACTAAATATACAATCTTATTCACCACTTATATAACGacgcataaatatacataaatacatacctaaCTTCTGTGCATGCCAAACACGGTACgtctttaatattaattttaattaagtttaaagGAGCAGCGAAATCCTTCTCTCCACCAGAGACATGCTCactacatttaaaataaaattcagtaTATGGCGGATCTCCCGTTTCATTATCAAAGCACGCAATTTCTTTGCTTTCACAATGACCAGTTATGCGTCGAGGTTTCAATACATCATCCCAACATTCTGGATCACGATGCACCGTAAATGCGCCTCCTTTACAAAGTGAGCAGCGAACACGTAATTTCCCCTTACAAAGCTTATTGCATTGGGCACAATGCACAAAAAAGTGAGCCTTTGTACGTTGACGATCTACAATTTTTGATTACTATAGGATTAGATATCGACACAATCTATTATATTTACCTtcttcagtaatatttatgcgTTCTTCGCTCAGCAGCTGTAAATCTACTAATGTTTCGCATAAAGGTTTGGAAGGTTCTTCTGGAGGCGAAGGTGTTGCTCTACCAGTAGAAGTAGATATGTTCATAACATCTTGGGGCTCCTCCTCCATTACTGTGAACTGTAAGCGTTGTCGCTGTGGTTGAGGACGACTACGTATTGCGTGTAATATACTTTGCTGGCCCAAATCACATTCCTGAAAATTACTCCCAATATTTAAATGGAATTGTATGATAATAAGAGCACTTACCTGAATGGTTGTTGCATCACTCAATTCCTTACCAGCGAAGATTATTTTTACTTCTTCGGGTTGCAAACCCAATTGCGGTGCAACAATTTccttaacattttttatgtcCCACTGTGGTTCTAAATTCACAGCTAAAGTTCGTCCTGTGTtggttttaatatatatacttaaactGCTTGTAATGGTTTTTTGGCCAAACGATAAAAGCGCAagcattttttgtataaaactttGTATGAGTTGAATTAAGAAGCTCATTTCAACTTCATCCAGTTAATTTTGATTATTGTCTAATTTGCAAACCTCAGTTCAGCGTAGGTGCCAAAAAATATTGCTGCCATATGATTGTCAAATTTTCCAGCTGAG encodes:
- the park gene encoding E3 ubiquitin-protein ligase parkin, translating into MSFLIQLIQSFIQKMLALLSFGQKTITSSLSIYIKTNTGRTLAVNLEPQWDIKNVKEIVAPQLGLQPEEVKIIFAGKELSDATTIQECDLGQQSILHAIRSRPQPQRQRLQFTVMEEEPQDVMNISTSTGRATPSPPEEPSKPLCETLVDLQLLSEERINITEEDRQRTKAHFFVHCAQCNKLCKGKLRVRCSLCKGGAFTVHRDPECWDDVLKPRRITGHCESKEIACFDNETGDPPYTEFYFKCSEHVSGGEKDFAAPLNLIKINIKDVPCLACTEVSETVLVFPCESKHVTCLDCFEQYCRSRLSERQFMPHPDIGYTLPCPAGCESSFIEEIHHFKLLSREEYARYQRFATEEYVLQAGGVLCPQPGCGMGLLVEPECKKITCQNGCGYVFCRNCLQGYHLGDCLPEGTSTNSSGSCEYSVDPNRAAEARWDEASKVTIKVMTKPCPKCRTPTERDGGCMHMVCTRAGCGFEWCWICQTEWTRDCMGAHWFG